The DNA region GGGCATGGGCTTCCGAGGAACATGCGATTCCGGTGAGCCCGGATGCTGAAGATGAGATGTTTTCAGGAGATTTGGAGGCGCCGCACAGAGGGCATTGAGACGTTCCAGGAGGTATGCCCACGCTCTGCCTGACTCTCGTGCCAATGCTCCGCATTGGCATGCATCTCGTGACGCTCCGCGTCACAAATCTACACCGCGCCGCACATTCCAGGTTGGACGCAGAGCGTCCAGAAATGCATTCCCACGCGAAGCGCGGGAACGAGAATGATCGAGGTCAGCGTCCCGTTTTTTGAGCTCATTCCAACACTTAGAAAACATCGCAGCGGTGGAAGAAAATCGAAGAAAGCGATTTTTTAGTGCGGTGAAAAGGCATCACCGCACGGGCCTACCCGATTTTACTGAGTCTTTCCGGTAGTGCGAATGGAGTCCCACTCTGTGACAAAAGCAGCCTTCGATTTGCTATTGAAGAGGCAAAGCTCGGTACCTTGACGACCTTTCATATGCTTCTGCGGATACTGGCCTTGCATGAGGAGAGCTGTGTAGCCCACGCGGTCATCAAATTGAGCTGGAGTACCGACAGGTTTGGCATCTTTCAAACCACTGGCTTTGATACAGCTTTCCAAGACGGCTTTGTCGTAAGCCGCCCAAGCATCAGGGCTGGAAGCTTGAGCTTGAGTGGCAAGGGCAGTGAGGCAGAGAAAGGCAAGCGAGGCGACTTTCATAGGGAGGGATTCTTTATCGCAGGAATGAGCAGGGTTGGAGTACGTCTCACAGAGTGTTCCAGTTCGGCGCAACAAAGCAAAGCTTTAGCCTGCTGAAAGGTTTTTTCGCTTACTTTGGAGCCCGATGCAAAAAACTCCCGAAATCACATCAGACTTTATTTTTCACCTTCACATTTGAGCGGTAAGCTAGCCCCCCTATGGATGACTCAGACTACCTACGCCTGTTGACGATCCAGGCCGAACAAGCCAACGCCTTTCTGTCCAATGCGCGGAAGTGGGAGCGTGAGCGTTGGGTTTGTCAGCGGCTGTTGCAGGGGCTGAACATTGCGCATCGTAATGAGGACTTCACGCCTGCCAGTCAGGAGCCGCCCGATGTGCTGTTTCGTGACGGGCGTTTTGAGGTGTTTTTCGTGCTGGACGAAGGCCGGCGTCTCAATGATGAGTGGCGCGAGGAGTTGCAGCGACGACGTAGCGCTTTCTCGCTGAGCCAACTGGTGCGTCGGGAAGCCAAGCCCAAACGCATTCCTGCTTCCGAACTGCTGCACAGACTCGCCCCTACCCTGCACAAGAAATCCACCAGCTATCGCGAACGCGGTATTGATCTGAGCCAGCTGGACATGATTGCGTTCGCCAGTCTCAAGCGCGAAGTGCTCGACCTCAACAGCCACTTTCCCCCACCCACCGAGTACCTGCGTCAGGGCTGGCGCTCGTTGTCGCTGGTGGGGCCGACCTTTGCTCGGGTATTGTTCGCGCATCCGGGCGCTCCGGATTTTCTGCGGACCAATCTGGGGCGCAGTGTGGTTTTTGATGTGGGAATCAGTCTATGAGCCCGTTTCAGGAGTTACTGGCCGATGTGCCGCAACAAGGCCGTGTGCGCTGGATCGGCGTGCGCCCGGAATCACGCGCCGAGATGATCGAGCTGGACGCGGTGGAAGCGCGTCGCGAGGCTGGCCTGACCGGCGATCACTCGCGACCCGGCCCGCGCAATGCGCGGCAGGTCACGCTGATTCAGTGGGAGCATCTGGCGGTGGTGGGTTCGTTGCTGGGCCGTTCTGTCGAAAACCCTGTCTTGCCGCAGGATCTGCGGCGCAATCTGGTGATCAGTGGCATCAACCTGTTCAGCCTCAAGAACCGTCGCTTCCGCATCGGCCAGGCCATTTTTGAGACCACCGGCTGGTGCCAGCCGTGCGCCAAGCTTGAGCAGCGCCTGGGTCATGGGACCTTCCAGGCGGTGCGCGGGCATGGCGGAATTAATGCGCGAGTGCTACAAAGCGGCATTATCCGGCTGGACGACACCGTGCAGGTCGAGCCACTGGACATCAACGATCCCTGGCCCCCGGTGCGACAGCACGCTTGAGACCACGCATAAAGTGATCAACCCGCTGAACCACGCAGTGCAAAGGCGTGTCGAAGAATACCTTCAGGCAACCTGGCCTCCAGTCGAGCGCCCCGCTCTTGATCCAGGCCTTGCTGTAATGAACCTGTTACCGAGCCATCTGACGCTATGAGCTGCCTTGCGCTCGCGAAGATCGAGCTTCCCGCGAATTTCTTAAACCTTCCGAGTAATCCTTATGACGCATCGTATTGTTATCGTTGGCGGCGGCGCTGGCGGTCTGGAGCTGGCGACCAGTCTGGGTAAAACCCTGGGCAAAAAAGGTACGGCCAGTGTCACGCTGGTGGACGCCAACCTGACGCATATCTGGAAACCGCTGTTGCACGAGGTGGCTGCCGGTTCGCTCAACTCTTATGAGGACGAGCTGAACTACGTGGCCCAGGCCAAATGGAACAACTTCCAGTTTCAGCTCGGCCGCATGACCGGGCTGGACCGGGCAGGTCGGCAGATCCATCTGGCGGCCACGCTGGATGAAGAAGGCGCGGAACTGGTTCCGGCGCGCAGCCTGGGGTATGACTCGCTGGTGATCGCAGTGGGCAGTACCACCAATGATTTCGGCACCAAAGGCGCTGCAGAGCATTGCCTGTTTCTCGACAGCCGCAAGCAGGCCGAGCGCTTCCACCAGCAACTGCTCAATCACTACCTGCGCGCCCACGCGGGTCAGGCTGACAGTACACAGGAAATCACCGTCGCGATCGTTGGTGCAGGGGCGACTGGCGTCGAGCTGGCGGCAGAGCTGCATAACGCCGCGCACGAGCTGGCCGCGTATGGGCTGGGGCAGATCAAGCCGGAAAACCTGCGTATCACGGTGATTGAAGCGGGCCCACGGGTGTTGCCTGCGCTGCCGGAGCGTATCGGTGCGCCGGTACACAAGACGCTGGAGAAGCTGGGCGTTACCGTGCTGACCAATGCAGCGGTCAGTGAAGTGACGGCAGACGGTCTGGTCACGGCTACCGGGCAGGTGATTCCGGCGAGTCTGAAAGTCTGGGCGGCGGGCATTCGTGCTCCGGCCTTTCTGCATGAGCTGGACGGGCTGGAAAGCAATCGCATCAATCAGTTGCAAGTGCTGCCGACGCTGCAGACCACTCGCGACGAGAATATCTTCGCCTTCGGTGACTGTGCCGCCTGCCCGCAGAAAGGCACCGACCGCAATGTGCCGCCTCGCGCTCAGGCCGCTCACCAGCAGGCGTCGTTGCTGGCCAAATCGCTGCGCCTGCGGATCGAAGGCAAGACGCTGCCGGAGTACACCTACAAGGACTACGGCTCGCTGATCTCGCTGTCGAGCTTCTCGGCGGTCGGCAATCTGATGGGTAACCTGATGGGCAGCGTGATGCTCGAAGGCTGGCTGGCGCGGATGTTCTATGTCTCGCTGTACCGCATGCACCAGATGGCACTGTACGGCGCCTTCCGCACCCTGATGCTGATGCTGGGCAGCAAAATCGGCAAAGGCACCGAGCCGCGGATGAAGCTGCACTAGCGTTTAACGCTCTGCGTCCTGTTTTGAATATGCGGCGCGACGCAGATTTGTGACGCGGAGCGTCACCCAATGCATTCCTACGCTGGAGCGTGAGGAACGATAGGCGTGCGAAAGAACACCTATCGTGCCCCCGCTCCGCGTGGGCACGCATTTCCGGACGCTCTGCGTCCTGTCTTGAGTATGCGGCGCGACGCAGAGTTGTGACGCGGAGCGTCACCCAATGCATTCCTACGCTGGAACGTGAGGAACGAGAGGCGTGCGGAAGAACCCCTATCGTGCCCGCGCTCCGCGTGGGCATGCAGTTCCGGACGCTCTGCGTCCTGTCTTGAGTATGCGGCGCGACGCAGATTTGTGACGCGGAGCGTCACCCAATGCATTCCTACGCTGGAGCGTGAGGAACGATAGGCGTGCGAAAGAACCCCTATCGTGCCCGCGCTCCGCGTGGGCACGCATTTCCGGACGCTCTGCGTCCTGTCTTGAGTATGCGGCGCGACGCAGAGTTGTGAGGCGGAGCGTCACCCAATGCATTCCTATGCTGGAGCGTGGGGAACGAGAGCTCTGCGACTCTTGTGCTGACTTGCCGTGCCCGTAATACCAGCTACTTTTAACTGGAGCCGCTTTCTGTACAGGTCAACCGGACGGAAGGCGTGACTTCGTCTATCAAGTTCGCCCCGATCGCGCAGATAACCTTTACAGCCGTTAACAGCAGTAGCACTGTTCAAGGATCGAAC from Pseudomonas syringae includes:
- a CDS encoding NAD(P)/FAD-dependent oxidoreductase, which gives rise to MTHRIVIVGGGAGGLELATSLGKTLGKKGTASVTLVDANLTHIWKPLLHEVAAGSLNSYEDELNYVAQAKWNNFQFQLGRMTGLDRAGRQIHLAATLDEEGAELVPARSLGYDSLVIAVGSTTNDFGTKGAAEHCLFLDSRKQAERFHQQLLNHYLRAHAGQADSTQEITVAIVGAGATGVELAAELHNAAHELAAYGLGQIKPENLRITVIEAGPRVLPALPERIGAPVHKTLEKLGVTVLTNAAVSEVTADGLVTATGQVIPASLKVWAAGIRAPAFLHELDGLESNRINQLQVLPTLQTTRDENIFAFGDCAACPQKGTDRNVPPRAQAAHQQASLLAKSLRLRIEGKTLPEYTYKDYGSLISLSSFSAVGNLMGNLMGSVMLEGWLARMFYVSLYRMHQMALYGAFRTLMLMLGSKIGKGTEPRMKLH
- a CDS encoding DUF1780 domain-containing protein — translated: MDDSDYLRLLTIQAEQANAFLSNARKWERERWVCQRLLQGLNIAHRNEDFTPASQEPPDVLFRDGRFEVFFVLDEGRRLNDEWREELQRRRSAFSLSQLVRREAKPKRIPASELLHRLAPTLHKKSTSYRERGIDLSQLDMIAFASLKREVLDLNSHFPPPTEYLRQGWRSLSLVGPTFARVLFAHPGAPDFLRTNLGRSVVFDVGISL
- a CDS encoding MOSC domain-containing protein; this encodes MSPFQELLADVPQQGRVRWIGVRPESRAEMIELDAVEARREAGLTGDHSRPGPRNARQVTLIQWEHLAVVGSLLGRSVENPVLPQDLRRNLVISGINLFSLKNRRFRIGQAIFETTGWCQPCAKLEQRLGHGTFQAVRGHGGINARVLQSGIIRLDDTVQVEPLDINDPWPPVRQHA